In Prochlorococcus marinus XMU1406, the genomic stretch ACTGTTGCGATATAACTTAGTTTTCTTCCGCCTTTGCCAATACCTACAGCTCCAGAGTCACCAAGATTAACTCCTTTTGCTTCTAGAAGTGCTTCATAAAATGCGGTAAAATTTAGGCGTTCACCCCCATTTTTCTTAGTAGAAACATATCCACAAGCTCGAACAAGGTCAGACTTGCTAACATCACCAAGCTCTTTAACTTTTGAAAG encodes the following:
- a CDS encoding AbrB family transcriptional regulator, which codes for MLTGSDLLSKVKELGDVSKSDLVRACGYVSTKKNGGERLNFTAFYEALLEAKGVNLGDSGAVGIGKGGRKLSYIATVQGNGNLLIGKAYTALLDLKAGDEFEIKLGKKQIRLLPTEES